The sequence CTTCGCCCAGCGACGCAGCAGCGTCGCGCGCGGCGGATGCATCCAGATCAAGGATCACGACACGAGCGCCTTGTTGTGCGAACGTCGTTGCTGTAGCGCGGCCGATGCCACGGGCAGATGCGGCACCGGTGATGATTGCGACTTTGCCTTGGAGAAGCATGGAGGTGTTCCTCTAATTGTTTTTATGGGTTCGGTCCGCAAAGAACCGATGACTCAGCTTGTCCTCCAGACCGGCCCTGAGCAATAACGCAAACTTCACTGGGTGCTGAAAAAAATTCAGCACTCGCCAGCGCTGTCTGCCAATGCTTGAATAGCCATAAGCCCGGCCCAAGCCACTTGCAGCGGAAAAACAATCATCATGAGTTCATCTGGCGATGCACCTGCGACCCTGCCACCCCTGAAAGCCATTCAGGCCTTTGAGCAAACGGCGCGCTTCGGCAACGTTTCCCGCGCCGCCGAATTGCTGGACTTGACCCCGTCAGCGGTCAGTCACCAGTTGGCCAAGCTGGAGGCGATGATCGGGCGTCAGCTATTTCTCAGAACAGCCAGAGGCGTGACACTGACTCCAGTGGGCGAGCAATACCTGACTGAAGTGTCCGGCATCCTGCACAGCCTGGCGGTGGCGACAGAGCGTGCCGCCAGCGATGTCAGCCTCGATTGCCTGCGGTTGCACTCGTCGCCCAGCTTCGGGCTGCTGTGGCTGATGCCGCGGCTGGAACAGTTCCGCCAGAGTCATCCCGACATCCAGCTCAATCTGTCGTGTTCTTACGAATCACTGCATTTCAGTCGCGACAAGATCGATGTCGACATCCGTCACGGCATGCCCAATTGGCCAAGTTTCGAAGTCCGTACGGTGCGCAATGAAAAGATCGCGGTTCTGGCGTCACCGAAACTGCTGCAGCAGCGCCCGATCCGCACAGTCGCGGATCTGCTCGACTGCAATCTGATCCTGTCGGAAGCGACGCTGATCAAGTGGCCGCAGCTGTTTGCTCAACATGGCCTGTCGCGCCCTGAAAAACCCTATTCACTCAGCTTTGACCGCTCCTACATGACATTGGAGGCAGCCAGCCACGGTCTTGGGTTTGCGTTGGAAAGCACGCTGCTCGCGCAGGATTATCTGGCGCGTGGTGCTTTAGTCGAGGTAGCGCCGGGGCTGAGTGCCCCGATCACCGCACACCACCTGGTGTTCCCGAGAGCGCACGCCGGTTTTCCGCGGGTCAGGCGATTTCTGGAGTGGATGCAGAATGAGCTGGGGCACGACTTCAACTACTGACAGTTATGTCATGAAGCCTGTGCCCGAATGTCGGGTATCTACTGATGTATCTCGGTCACGGACATGGTGAACACCAACCTGGATCTGCCCGCGTTGGAATAGGAGTGAGGCACATCAGTTTTCGCCACTGCCGAACTCCCGGCAGGAATGATCAGCTCTGTTTCCCCGATCATGCATTTCAACGTGCCTTTCTCTACATGGAACAGTTCAAGCGTGCCTTGAGGGTGCCCCGGTGAAGCGAACGATTCACCAGGATGCATTTCCCAGCGCCATAACTCGATCATGTTCGGGCCGGACGTTCCTGCAAGAAGTCGCGCAGTGCCTCCAAGGTCACCGGTCCAGAGCGTGGGGATATCCTGGCTTTCGATGATATGGGCAGAGGGGGCCTCGGTCACATTGACGATGTCGGCAACCGACAGGCCCAGCGCGGCGGCGATTTTGCAAAGAATGCCGATACTGGGATTCGCGGTGCATTTTTCTATTTCGACGACCATTCCTTTGCTCACGCCTGAGCGCCGAGAAAGCTCGTCCAGCGTGATTTTCTGTGCCTTGCGGGCTTGTTTGAGTGTGCGTGCGACGGCCAGGCTGACGGCTTGAGCATCAGCACCTGGGGTAGTCGACAAGCTGGTATTCATGGTCATTGATCAGGTTCATGAAAAAAAGTGCTGGAATTTTCGGCCCTTAACGATCGTGGCGTCAATCGACTCACCCACTGAAGCGGAACATGATGGTCATTATATTGACTAAATCGGTCGTCGATAGATAGCATGAAACACCATTTGAATCCTGGAGGTTTTTGATGCTGTCCGTACTGCCGTTGATCGATCCAGCCGTTGCAGAACTGGCTCCGGGGTTCCGGGCCCTGAGCATTGTGGTGGAAGCTGCACCACTCACCCGTCCTGAAGTTGCCCGGGCCGCCCTGGATCACGCTTGCAAGGCTGTGCAGGCGGGTGGTCCAAGCTGGGGAGACGCTCACCTTGCCGCCTGGGCCGACGCCTTCAGAAAGTTCGGGGCCAAGCCACAGCGCACGCCTTGTTCAGCCGAAGCGTTGCGTAAAAGGGTTTTACGTGACGGGACCTTGCCGAGCCTCGATCCCATCGTCGATCTCTACAACGCCATCAGCATCGAGTACGCCATTCCGGTAGGCGGGGAAAATATAGAGGCTTATGCAGGCGCTCCGCATCTTGTCGTCGCCAATGGCAGCGAGCCCTTTGACACGATGAAAGAGGGCGTTCCCGCTGTCGAGTATCCAGATGCCGGCGAAGTGGTCTGGCGCGATGACAAAGGCGTGACCTGCCGCCGCTGGAATTGGCGGCAAGGTGTCAGAACCCGCCTTGGGGCCGATGCGCAGAACATGTGGTTCATTCTCGAGAGTTTGCCAGCGATGCCGCTTGAAGCCTTGACTGAAGCAGGGGACAAGCTGATCGCAGGTTTGCAGCAAATGATGCCCGGCGTGCAGATTGAAAGCTCGCTGATTGGTCCCGGGGCCAAATAGTCGATAGACCACTGAACAGAATGATGAACCGCCTTGCTGGAAGAAGGGCACACGTCGGGATGCCCTTCTTGAGTTCAAAGGTTCGGAATTTGCTGCGGGCACCATTGGGTCTTAGCCAACCCTCACCTCATCCAGTGCCTGCTCCAGCAGGCTGACCGTGCGCTCGATATTCTGCAGCTTCTCCAGGCCGAACAGGCCGAGGCGGAAGGTCTGGAAGTCGGCCGGCTCATCGCATTGCAACGGCACGCCGGCAGCGATCTGCAAGCCGTGCTGGGCAAATTTCTTGCCGTTCTTGATGTCGGCATCATCGGTGTAGCTCACCACGACTCCGGGTGCCTGAAAGCCCGCAGCGGCCACGCTTTTGAAACCCCTGTCGATCAACAACGCACGCACCCGATCGCCCAGCGCCTGTTGCTCGTCGCGAACCTTGTCGAACCCGTACGCTTGCGTCTCTTTCATCACGTCATTAAAGCGTGCAAGGGAATCGCTGGGCATGGTCGCATGGTAGGCATGTCCGCCTTGTTCGTAGGCCTGCATGATTTGCAGCCACTTTTTCAGGTCGCAGGCGAAGCTGCTGCTTTGCGTCTGTTCGATACGCTCGAGCGCCGCAGCACTGAACATCACCAGGGCGCAGCAAGGGGAGGCGCTCCAGCCTTTCTGCGGAGCGCTGATCAGCAGGTCGACGGCGCATTTGTGCATATCCACCCAAATGGTGCCGGAGGCAATGCAGTCCAGCACAAACAGACCACCCACCGCATGCACGGCGTCGCCAACGGCTCGCAGGTACTCGTCGGGCAGGAGGATCCCGGATGAGGTTTCAACGTGGGGCGCGAAGACCACTTTCGGCTTCTGCGCGGCAATGGCGGCCAGCACTTCGTCCAGCGGCGGCGGGGCGTAGGCCGCCTGGCGCCCCGTCTCGATCGGCCGGGCTTTGAGCACCGTGGTAGCCGCCGGGATATTGCCCATCTCCAGAATCTGGCTCCAGCGATAACTGAACCAGCCGTTGCGTATCACCAGGCATTGCTGGCCGGTGGCGAACTGTCGCGCCACCGCTTCCATGCCGAAAGTGCCGCTGCCTGGAACCACCGCCACCGCTTCGGCGTTGTAGACCTGTTTCAGGGTCGTGGAAATGTTCTTCATCACGCCTTGAAAGGACTGCGACATGTGGTTCAGCGAGCGGTCGGTGTAGACCACTGAGTACTCGACCAATCCCTCGGGATCGATGCTCGGATAAAGCTTGGACATGGTGACTCCTTTGGCAGAGGGGTAAACATCATTGGCAAGCAAGTGTAGGCAAAGGGCAGGGAACAGCTCATTGATTTGCGCAAATGAGGTTAGAGTGCTCGGCAATGTCTCAATCGTTGCGTGAACCATGAAGCTGCCGCTGTTTATTTCTCTGGACGGGCCCAAGGGCACCGGCAAAACCACATTGCTGGAGGCCGTTACCGCAGCGCTGCGGGCAGACAAGCACAAAGTCATCCGCCTGTGCGAGAGAAAGAGCGATCCGTACCGCGGCGAAACCATGGCCCTGGTCAACCAGCTCGCCAGACATCCCTCGCGGGAGTTGGAGTGGGCAGTGTGTCAGCGCCTCGCGGATAGCCGTCGCTGGATTTCTGAGCGGGTGCTGCCCAAACAGCCGCTGGACAGCATCATCCTGATCGACCGCTGGTATCCGTCGGACGCCGCATTTCGCCATAGCGTGCCGTTTGCCGAGATTCTGCAGTTGAACATCAAGCGAGGCGTGCGCGTGCCGGATCTGCATGTCGGCGTTGTCACTGCGCCGGATATTTCATGGGCGAGGGCGACGGCCCGATCACGAGGGCTCGGCGGCACGGTGATCCAGAAACACGCCGAGCACGTCGTGTGTAGCGAGATGTTCGAGCAGGCGGTTGCCGATCACGGCTGGGTGTTGTGCCGTAACGAAGGAACCATCGAAGCCGCAACGACTCAGGTCGTTGCAGAGATCTATAAAGTGCTTGGCTGATTGTCGAATCAGCGCCGCCTGATCTAGTTTGAATGTCAGGTTTCTCTGACCTGAACTCACCGTACTGACGGATCACACGCCCCCCATGCTCACAAACCTCTGGTATGTCGTTGTCCCATCGTCACTGCTGACTGATGGACTGATGCCGGTTCAATTGCTCGGACAGCCTTTCGTAGCGTTCCGCGATGATGCGGGCGTCGCGCACGTGCTTTCGGATATCTGCGTGCATCGCGGCGGCTCGCTGTCCGCCGGCAGCAAAGTGGGCAACAACGTGCAGTGTCCCTATCACGGCTGGCGGTTTGGCGCTGATGGCGTCTGCACGCAGATACCGGCGCAGCCCGACCTGCGCATTCCCGCCAAGGCCCGCGTCGATGCGTACCCGACGCTGGAGCGATACGGTTGGATCTGGGCATTTTTAGGTGATCTGCCTGAGTCCGAACGTCCACCCTTGCCCACGCTCGACTGGGTCGACGATCCCGCCATCCGCGTGGTCTCGGGTCACTTTGACTGGCAGGCCAGTTGGGACCGGATTATTGAAAACGGTCTGGATTTCGCGCACGCACCGTTTGTCCATGGCTCAACCTTCGGCGATCCGGATCATCCCGAGATTGAATCATTCGAGGTCGAAAGCGATGCGTGGAGCGGCAGCGCCCAAATGCTTATGCGCAGGCCGGCACGCAAAGGGCTGCTGCGGCGTAAATCTTCCACCGAGTTTGTCAGCGTCGCCACTGTTCCGGGGTTTCACCTCTCGGGTCCGTGCACCACGCTTGAGCTTGAGTTGCCGAATGGCTGGCGAATCTACATCGTCTCCGCGCATGTTCCGATTGACGCCAATCGCACGCGCACCTGGTGGATGATGGGTAGAACGTTCCTGCGCTCGCGACTGCTGGATCGCAGATTCATTGCGAGCAATATCCGCATCTTCGAACAAGATCACGCTGTGTTGAAAAACGTCCGGCCGGAGCGTGTGCCGGATTCTTTCCAGCAGGAGGTTTCGTTGAAATCCGATGCGCTGCAGATTGCCTTTCGCCGAGACGTGCAGGCACTGGAGTTGCGCGGTTGGCGGATCGATGAAGACCGCCTCGCTCGAACCTTCACCGGACGCAAGGCTTGCGCGATACCCAGCCCTGAACGTCGTCAGATTCGCGCTTGGGCGATCGAGCCGATTCCGCTCGTGGATATCACACACGAATCTGAATAGCGGTGCGAGCCAGCCTGCGCTTGGCACAGACTGGCGAAAGCCTTAGCGCGTCTCACATTGCGGCGAAGGCTCGCCGCTCAATGCATCCACCATCGGCGGATGCTCCTGCACCGCTTGACGCAGATCTTCAGTCACCCGCAGCTCCGCACCTGTCGGCGAGAACGTGGCTGCCGCTGCAAACGGCGCGGGATTGGCCGGAACCGGGCGTTTGCCACGGCGCCACAGGAAGAAGGTGACCATGCACAGATTGACCAGCGCAAACACCCAGAACAGACCATTGGCACCGAACGAATTCATCACCGGCGAAATCATCATCGGGCTGATCGCCGAGCCCAGCGAGTTGATCAGCAGCAAGCCCTGAATCATCGGCACCAAGGCTTCGGCCGGGGCACGGTCGGCGGCATGGCTGACGGCAACCGGGTACAGCGCGAATACGCCGCCACCGAGCAGAAACAACGTCACCGCGAGCATCGTCGAGGACAACGGTACCAGGACGATCACCAGCGACAATACCGTGCACGCCACCGTCAGAATGGTCAGCACCTGCAAGCGATCCTTGCGATCAGACCAGCGTCCGACCGGGTATTGCAAAAGCATCGCACCAAGAATCGTCCAGGCCATCATGCTGCCGACCTCACCGACATTCAGGCCGCTGCGTTGCAGATACAGCGGCAGCAAGGTGTAAATCGCCGCGATGGTCACACCCGAGCCGAAACAGCCGACCAGCCCGGTCGGCGTCACGCCCAATAGTTGCCGAGGCTTGAGCGGTTCAACCTGATCCAGCAGCGGCGACACGCGTGGCAGGATCACGATCGGCAACACCGACAACGAGGCGAGCATGCCGGCGACCATGAACGGAGCGCTGTCGCTCAAACCAGTGATTTTGCCCAGCGTTGCCTGGCCCAGCACACCGGCGCCGTACAAGACGATCATGTACAACGCGAGCAAGCGCCCGCGAATCTTCGCGTCGCCCGCCAGCAGCAGCCAGCTTTCGATCACCAGAAACACGCCGACCGTGGCCCAGCCGTTGATCAGGCGCAGGGCGAACCAGCCCCAGGTGTCATAGAACAATCCCTGCAGCAGAATGGTCACGGCGATCAGCGAGGCAAAGCTGCCGTAGGCGCGGATATGGCCGATGCGCAGAATCAAGCGGTCATTGAACACCGCACCCAGGGTCAGACCGATAAAGTAGGCCGATGAAACGACACCGATCATCGTGGTCGACGCACCGGCAGCGTCCAGTCGAAGGGTGGTCAGGGAAGACAGAAAGCCGTTGCCCAGCGCAACAATGAACAGCCCGAGCAGGGGCGCCAGCGCCATGGCCAGCAAACGCGGAGACATAAAAACCTCTGGAGATCGAACAGCGCAACGTGCGCCTCTGCGCATGCGATTGCCAAGCCTGTGTGTGTTTGATGCAGGCAGACACCGAGGGGGCTGCAAGAGAGCGCGGGATTCTAAGGCTTGTGCAGGATTTGCCAAGAGCTGTTTACTGCGACGTTAGGACGCAGGGGTTGTGATTTATGCTTGTCCTGAGCGTACGGAGAAAAAACAGCTTTTTGCCATCACCTAAGTGCTAAATTGCCTCGCGTACGGCAAGTGTTGCGAAATCACGCAAGTTTCAGGAGATCAACCGCATGGAAGCCACCCCGATAGGCCGAACAGCCGCAACACGTTACCTCGCAGCATTTGGTCTATCGCTGCTGTTCAACCCTTCAACCCCGGCCTTCGCCTTCAACCCCGACCTGCATTCGGCCTATGCACTGAGAGCAGCGCAGGCGTATCAACGCTGCCCGGGGGTGAAGTTGCCCGAGCAGTTGGCCGAGGCTTTGGCGGCAGGCACTGACGCTGAGGATTCAAACCTGCTGACGCTCCCTCAGCGCGCTACCAATTGGCACTTCTATAACCGCAACAAAAAACTTGAGCCATTCTGGTTCGCCAATCGCAGCCTGGACGTGATTTTTTCCAAACGTATTGAAAAGCTGAACGCGCTGCTGGCGGAACCTGATGCCGATCCTGTTGCGGTATACGAGCAAGCGGGAAGAGTCTTGCATTACATACAGGACATGAGCGTCCCCGGCCATGTAGTCCCGGCTTACCACGCCAAGTTGCCGGGCAATGATCCCGATCCGTTTGATGAGTTCGAAAGCATTGAAGCGCTGCCAGTGTTCGGTTTGTCTGAAGCGCAGTGTCAGGCGCTTCGTGATGAGGCGGGTAAAGCCGATGCCACTCCTCAGCACTTTTTGAATGCCGCCGCGACAGCCACCTTGCAGGCGATAGAGCAGATAGACGCAGCCGGCAAACCTGTCGTCGACGGTGCATGGAAAGCGTATTGGGTGTATCCCGCCCGAGATACTGATGAGGCTCGCAAAGGCTGGGGCCAATACGCTAGCTGCGAATTTACAAAGGGCGATGTCAAGGCTGAGTGCAAGCGTGAAGAGGAGCTTGTGGCGTTGTTTGAGCAGCAATCTCGACAGGCTCAGACAAATTCGGTGTTGATGCTTTTTTATGTACAAAAGAAGCTGGCCGAAGCGGGCCAAAAAGACGCTAGTGCAATGGCTAATCAATAGCCCCATGAGAATGCCGGCGTAGCGCATCTGCCGGCATCGCGCTGGAAGGCCCGCAACAAGCCTTCCTTTTTTCTGTTGCTTTCAGGTAATCCGCTTTTCGTCAGACATTTTGAACCTAACCCGAAATCAGTCGCTCAACCGGGAAATATTCGGGGTGGGCGAAATGAACGCGTTCAAGAACCAACTGACATTCGCACAAGAAACCAAACTACTCGCTTTGGCTGCCTGGCAACGCGCACTGGAAAACCTTGAATTGCGCATGGACTGCCCAGACGCCTATCACGACGAACTGCTGCGCCAGTCGGATGAAATGGATCGCTTGGGCATACTCAGTTGGGACGAGTGGCGCGACCTGCGAAGGCAAGCAGACGTCGCCTACCTGCGCGCAGTCGCTGGAGACGATTACCATTGAGGTCATGTGCGGTCGTTATCCGCATCCGCTGAAAAGATCGAATCAACAAAACAGGAGTTCCCATGCCCGAGCCGTTGACCTCATCAGCCGCACCAGCACGCTCCTGGTTCGCTCGTTTCTCAAGGTCTGGATGGGGCGGGCGCGTCTTCTGGTCAATTCTGATCGGGGTGACAATCTTCCTGCTGATCAGCGGGTATGGCGCCTTCGTCGGGGCCAACAAACAGAATCTGTACTTCGCCTTTATCGGTGGCATGACCGGCTCCGCTGCGACGGCAATGGGCGCTGTCGTAGCGATCGCGTTACGAGACATCGCCGCCCGAACCCAAGACATCATGCTCGGCTTTGCCGCCGGGATGATGCTGGCCGCCAGTTCGTTTTCGCTGATTCTGCCGGGCATAGAAGCGGCTCAGGCGCTTTGCGGTAACCCGTTACTCGCGGCCTGCGTCGTCGTTGCAGGATTGGGATTGGGCGTTGCGCTGATGGTCGGCCTTGATCGTTTCGTGCCTCACGAACACGAGAAAAGCGGACGCCGTGGGCCGGACGCGCAGCGCATCAATCGTGTCTGGCTGTTCGTCCTGGCAATCACATTGCATAACCTGCCGGAAGGCATGGCCATTGGCGTGAGCTTCGCCAACGGCGATATGAAGGTGGGACTGCCGTTGACTACCGCCATCGCCATTCAAGACATTCCTGAAGGTCTGGCAGTCGCCCTGGCATTACGCGTGACAGGCATCTCAGCACTTCGCGCCGCGCTTATTGCGGTGGGCTCAGGGTTGATGGAACCGATTGGCGCCATTGTTGGACTGGGTATTTCCAGCAGCTTTGCGTTGGGATATCCCATTGCGCTCGGTTTGGCCGCCGGGGCGATGATTTTTGTTGTCTCCCATGAGGTCATTCCCGAGACTCATCGCAACGGGCATGAGACCCCGGCGACCTTGGGGCTGATGCTCGGTTTTGGGGTGATGATGTTCCTCGATACGGCTTTGGGTTAATCACGAACCTAACCACTGGAGAGAAACCCTCACGCACTGGCTTTAACCTCAGCCTTGACCACTGATTTACGATAAGTCAGCAACACGATGCCCGTGACCACGATCACCCCGCCGAGAATCTGTCCGTTGCTGAGCATTTGGTCCAGCACAATCCAGCCCATCAGCAGCGTTGCCAATGGCTCGATGTTCATGACCGGCGCATTGCGCGGCATGTCGAGGCGAGGCACGGAAATGAACAGGACGATAAAACCTGTGCCGTACAGCACCACCAGGGTGGCGAGCGCCAGCCATCCGGTCGAGGTGGCGGGCAGGTTCAATCCGCCTGGGAGGACGCCCGTCAGCCCTGCGAGGTTGACGCTGCTGAACACGATGAAGATGGTCAACAGACTGCGCACCGAGCCACGTACCTGAGACAGTTTGTGGTCGGTGATCCACAGCGCGCAGGCGAACACGCTGGCGGCGCAGAACGCGAGCGCGACGCCCGTCAGCCATTGCGCACTGACGTCTGTCGCAGTCGAGAGCCGCCCGGGGACGTCCAGCACAAACACCAGGCCCAGCAGAATCAAACCCATCAACGTCGCGGTGCGTGCGCTCGGTCGCGGGCCACCCAACGCCCATGTGAGCAATGCCAGCAGAATGGGGAACACGTTCGCCACCAGCAGGGCCAGCGCCACCGGCACCCGTGCGACAGCGGAATACAGACACAGACTCTGCGCAGTGATCAGCAACCCCAGCAATAGCTGCCAGCGCCAGGCACCCGCCGGCAAGCGCAGGCTTTGTCTTTGCCACAGCACCAGGATGGCGAGCACCAGCAAGGTCCCGCCGGAACGCATCAAAATCGCCAGCAGCACACCCGCACCATCATCAAAGGCGACTCGCGCCGCCACATGATTGCCGGCAAACGCACAGCCCATGCACAACAGAATGATCACGGCCAGGTAACGGGGGTAGGGCGGCGGTACGGTTTGCGTAGCGGTAGGGCGAGGCATGGCAGATCTCAGGATTGTTAGCCGTTCGAACGACTTGGTTTTTATTAGTTGTCGTACAACCAGCCCGTTTTATCGCATTCGGCGACGTCGGGCAATAGACCTGAAAGCGCACATCTACGCATATGTTTGACGTTACGGTGGATTTCCCACGCCTTTGATTAGGCACAGAGATCGTATGACCTAGTAAAAAAGGGGCGAGTCCGCCCCTCCCATAGGTCTGCATTTGTTCAGGCATGAAATGGATAATCGATGTACCCACGCTGATCCCCACCGAAAAAGCTGCTCGGATCCGGCGCGTTGAGCGCCAGACCATCGTGCAGCCGACGCGGCAGATCCGGGTTGGCCAGGAACGGCCGGCCAAAAGCGATGATGTCGGCACGATCGGCAATCAGTGCCTGTTCGGCAGATTGCGCGTCATAGCCGCCAGCCAGAATCAGCACGCCGTTCCACGTTTTGCGCAACTGGGCAATGATCGCGTCCCAGCGCGGGTCGAAGTTCTCATCTTTGACTGTGCCGACCATCGCTGGCTCGACCAGATGCAGGTAGGCCAGATTCCATTGGTTGAGCGCTTCGACGAGGTGGCCGAAGGTGGCCTCGGGGGTGTCATCGCCCATGCCCATGAAGCGGCCCATCGGTGTCAGGCGTACGCCGACCCGCTCGGCGCCGACTTCTTCAGCCACGGCCGCGACCACTTCCAGCAGAAACCGCGCACGATTCTCCACGCTGCCGCCATAGGCATCGTCACGCTGATTGCTGTTGCTGTTAAGAAACTGATCGAGCAAGTAACCGTTGCCGGCATGAATTTCTACACCGTCCATGCCCGCCTGCAATGCGTTGCGCGCGGCCACGCGGTAGTCCTCGACGATGCCGGCGATTTCCGCGGTTTCCAGCGCGCGCGGCACCGGTACATCTCCCCAGACTCCGTTACCGTTTTCGTCGACGATAAACGTCTTGCCAGGCACCGGCAGCGCGCTGGGCGCAACGGGCAGGCCGGCATCGGGTTGAAAGCTCGGATGGGAAACCCGGCCGACGTGCCACAGTTGCATGAAGATCAACCCGCCGGCCTCATGCACCGCGGCGCTGACGTCACGCCACGCCTCAACTTGCTCAGGGCTGTAGATGCCCGGCGTCCAGGCGTAACCCTGAGCCTGCCGGGAGATTTGCGTGGCCTCAGTGATGATCAGAGCTGCACTGGCCCGTTGGCGGTAGTACTCGGCGTTCATCGGTGTTGGCACATCGCCCGGTTGGCCGGCGCGTGAGCGCGTTAACGGCGCCATCGCCACGCGATGGGCAAGGGTGTAAGGACCGAGTGCGAGGGGTTGGAACAGACGACGGGTCATGGGTAGCTCCAGATTTCAATAATGGGAATTCAAGCGCGGCAGCGGCGCCGCGAACCAGTGCCGCTAACTTAACCGCGCTCAGCGGGGCTGATAATCGGTGACCGGCGCTACGCTGTTTTGCGCACAACGCAACGGCGCCCGTGCTCATCAGCGATGAACACGGGTGTGGCTCAGGCGGGTTGGTTTGAGCGCGTCAGCGGCAGGTTCAGCCAGCGACGGCCGGTGGCGTTGGCCACGGCGTTACCAAGGGCGGCGGCCATTGGCGCCTGAACGATTTCAGCGGCACCGAGGAACGGTTCTCCCGGTTGGTCGAGCAAATGCACATCGACTTTTTTCGGCAGTTGCGTGAAGCGCAGAATCGGATAACCGCTCCAGTCGTAGCTGCGAATGCCCCCCGCGTCGTAGACGACTTTTTCATACAGGGTCCAGCTCGCCGACTGCACAATGCCGCCCTCGACCTGATTGCGCAGGCCGTCGGGGCTGACGATCTGGCCGACGTCAACCGCCGTCACCACGTGATCGATGCGAATCTCGCCGGTCTGCGGATGCACGCGAAGTTTCACCGCG comes from Pseudomonas sp. RU47 and encodes:
- a CDS encoding LysR substrate-binding domain-containing protein, which codes for MSSSGDAPATLPPLKAIQAFEQTARFGNVSRAAELLDLTPSAVSHQLAKLEAMIGRQLFLRTARGVTLTPVGEQYLTEVSGILHSLAVATERAASDVSLDCLRLHSSPSFGLLWLMPRLEQFRQSHPDIQLNLSCSYESLHFSRDKIDVDIRHGMPNWPSFEVRTVRNEKIAVLASPKLLQQRPIRTVADLLDCNLILSEATLIKWPQLFAQHGLSRPEKPYSLSFDRSYMTLEAASHGLGFALESTLLAQDYLARGALVEVAPGLSAPITAHHLVFPRAHAGFPRVRRFLEWMQNELGHDFNY
- a CDS encoding helix-turn-helix domain-containing protein; the encoded protein is MTMNTSLSTTPGADAQAVSLAVARTLKQARKAQKITLDELSRRSGVSKGMVVEIEKCTANPSIGILCKIAAALGLSVADIVNVTEAPSAHIIESQDIPTLWTGDLGGTARLLAGTSGPNMIELWRWEMHPGESFASPGHPQGTLELFHVEKGTLKCMIGETELIIPAGSSAVAKTDVPHSYSNAGRSRLVFTMSVTEIHQ
- a CDS encoding B3/B4 domain-containing protein, translated to MLSVLPLIDPAVAELAPGFRALSIVVEAAPLTRPEVARAALDHACKAVQAGGPSWGDAHLAAWADAFRKFGAKPQRTPCSAEALRKRVLRDGTLPSLDPIVDLYNAISIEYAIPVGGENIEAYAGAPHLVVANGSEPFDTMKEGVPAVEYPDAGEVVWRDDKGVTCRRWNWRQGVRTRLGADAQNMWFILESLPAMPLEALTEAGDKLIAGLQQMMPGVQIESSLIGPGAK
- a CDS encoding aminotransferase class V-fold PLP-dependent enzyme, with protein sequence MSKLYPSIDPEGLVEYSVVYTDRSLNHMSQSFQGVMKNISTTLKQVYNAEAVAVVPGSGTFGMEAVARQFATGQQCLVIRNGWFSYRWSQILEMGNIPAATTVLKARPIETGRQAAYAPPPLDEVLAAIAAQKPKVVFAPHVETSSGILLPDEYLRAVGDAVHAVGGLFVLDCIASGTIWVDMHKCAVDLLISAPQKGWSASPCCALVMFSAAALERIEQTQSSSFACDLKKWLQIMQAYEQGGHAYHATMPSDSLARFNDVMKETQAYGFDKVRDEQQALGDRVRALLIDRGFKSVAAAGFQAPGVVVSYTDDADIKNGKKFAQHGLQIAAGVPLQCDEPADFQTFRLGLFGLEKLQNIERTVSLLEQALDEVRVG
- a CDS encoding dTMP kinase; this encodes MKLPLFISLDGPKGTGKTTLLEAVTAALRADKHKVIRLCERKSDPYRGETMALVNQLARHPSRELEWAVCQRLADSRRWISERVLPKQPLDSIILIDRWYPSDAAFRHSVPFAEILQLNIKRGVRVPDLHVGVVTAPDISWARATARSRGLGGTVIQKHAEHVVCSEMFEQAVADHGWVLCRNEGTIEAATTQVVAEIYKVLG
- a CDS encoding aromatic ring-hydroxylating dioxygenase subunit alpha → MLTNLWYVVVPSSLLTDGLMPVQLLGQPFVAFRDDAGVAHVLSDICVHRGGSLSAGSKVGNNVQCPYHGWRFGADGVCTQIPAQPDLRIPAKARVDAYPTLERYGWIWAFLGDLPESERPPLPTLDWVDDPAIRVVSGHFDWQASWDRIIENGLDFAHAPFVHGSTFGDPDHPEIESFEVESDAWSGSAQMLMRRPARKGLLRRKSSTEFVSVATVPGFHLSGPCTTLELELPNGWRIYIVSAHVPIDANRTRTWWMMGRTFLRSRLLDRRFIASNIRIFEQDHAVLKNVRPERVPDSFQQEVSLKSDALQIAFRRDVQALELRGWRIDEDRLARTFTGRKACAIPSPERRQIRAWAIEPIPLVDITHESE
- a CDS encoding MFS transporter, encoding MRRGARCAVRSPEVFMSPRLLAMALAPLLGLFIVALGNGFLSSLTTLRLDAAGASTTMIGVVSSAYFIGLTLGAVFNDRLILRIGHIRAYGSFASLIAVTILLQGLFYDTWGWFALRLINGWATVGVFLVIESWLLLAGDAKIRGRLLALYMIVLYGAGVLGQATLGKITGLSDSAPFMVAGMLASLSVLPIVILPRVSPLLDQVEPLKPRQLLGVTPTGLVGCFGSGVTIAAIYTLLPLYLQRSGLNVGEVGSMMAWTILGAMLLQYPVGRWSDRKDRLQVLTILTVACTVLSLVIVLVPLSSTMLAVTLFLLGGGVFALYPVAVSHAADRAPAEALVPMIQGLLLINSLGSAISPMMISPVMNSFGANGLFWVFALVNLCMVTFFLWRRGKRPVPANPAPFAAAATFSPTGAELRVTEDLRQAVQEHPPMVDALSGEPSPQCETR
- a CDS encoding ZIP family metal transporter, with the protein product MPEPLTSSAAPARSWFARFSRSGWGGRVFWSILIGVTIFLLISGYGAFVGANKQNLYFAFIGGMTGSAATAMGAVVAIALRDIAARTQDIMLGFAAGMMLAASSFSLILPGIEAAQALCGNPLLAACVVVAGLGLGVALMVGLDRFVPHEHEKSGRRGPDAQRINRVWLFVLAITLHNLPEGMAIGVSFANGDMKVGLPLTTAIAIQDIPEGLAVALALRVTGISALRAALIAVGSGLMEPIGAIVGLGISSSFALGYPIALGLAAGAMIFVVSHEVIPETHRNGHETPATLGLMLGFGVMMFLDTALG
- a CDS encoding EamA family transporter, with translation MPRPTATQTVPPPYPRYLAVIILLCMGCAFAGNHVAARVAFDDGAGVLLAILMRSGGTLLVLAILVLWQRQSLRLPAGAWRWQLLLGLLITAQSLCLYSAVARVPVALALLVANVFPILLALLTWALGGPRPSARTATLMGLILLGLVFVLDVPGRLSTATDVSAQWLTGVALAFCAASVFACALWITDHKLSQVRGSVRSLLTIFIVFSSVNLAGLTGVLPGGLNLPATSTGWLALATLVVLYGTGFIVLFISVPRLDMPRNAPVMNIEPLATLLMGWIVLDQMLSNGQILGGVIVVTGIVLLTYRKSVVKAEVKASA